The genomic stretch GTTAAATTTGAGTTTTATCCCTGTATTGATTGTTAAATAAGTAATCAATCTTGCCGACAACACCCTAAATTATGGTCTAAAGAACTTGCATTATCTAAAAATGGATTATGTAGATAATATATTACGCGCTACTTATATTACAAATAAGAATCATTCATTATCTCGTCTACAAAAAGTTACTATAATTTTTATCTATCTCCACAGGCTTATTCACACAGCATTTCACTGCTTTTCTATTGCTCATGTTTATAACCATTTTTAATATTTCATTTTTATTTCAAAAATATTTCGATATATTAAATAAAAATCAGTTAAGTTAAAAATCACTATCCCGAGTAATTTAGTCGGATAAAAATATAAAGCACATACCTGAAAATTAGTTGACCAAACAGTTTAAATATCACCATAAAACAAAATAAACCCGACTAAAACAGTATACTTTATATATTATAAATTAGCGGTTTTAGCAGCAGTTAATATAAATATACAAGTGTTTTGGTTGGGTTTAGACTGCTATTTTTCGAACACAATTTACAATAAGAAATATTTACAAGTTGTTGTTTATTAACACAATTTAAATATATTTGTGTTTTATCAACTAAAGTTGTTTTATTTTCATTAGCTTTTGTTTAATAATACAATATTCATTTTGAAATGTAGGCTTGTTAGAATGAGCTTAGCGCCGAAAGATTTTAATCTTAGATTTAAACGCGAGATAACGATCATATTAATTATTAAGGTCGTTATTTTATTAATTATCAAAAATATCTGGTTTGATGCGCCTACTATTCCTAAGAATTTTGACAACCAAGTTGCCGAGCGTATTGCTGGCAGTCCTTCCCACATTAAGGAGACACGTTGATGATTTCTGAAAGCGTGGTCGATCTTTCGCGGTTCCAATTTGCAATGACCGCGATGTATCACTTTATTTTCGTTCCATTGACTTTAGGTCTGGCATTTATTCTTGCCATTATGGAAACTACCTATGTAATTTCTGGAAAAGAAATCTACAAGGACATGACCAAGTTCTGGGGTAAACTTTTCGGGATTAACTTCGCACTCGGGGTGACCACAGGTTTAACCATGGAGTTCCAGTTTGGTACAAACTGGGCATATTACTCACATTACGTCGGTGATATTTTTGGTGCGCCACTCGCCATCGAAGGTTTAATGGCCTTCTTCCTTGAATCTACCTTTATCGGTTTGTTCTTCTTTGGATGGGATCGCCTGTCTAAGATGCAGCATTTAAGCGTCACATGGTTAGTCGCAATCGGTTCCAACCTATCTGCTTTGTGGATTTTGGTTGCCAATGGCTGGATGCAAAACCCTGTCGGTTCTGAATTCAACTATGAAACCATGCGTATGGAATTGGTTGATTTCGGTGCATTGATTTTCAACCCTGTTGCTCA from Acinetobacter pullicarnis encodes the following:
- the cydP gene encoding cytochrome oxidase putative small subunit CydP; translated protein: MSLAPKDFNLRFKREITIILIIKVVILLIIKNIWFDAPTIPKNFDNQVAERIAGSPSHIKETR